In the Streptomyces spororaveus genome, ACCAAGGCCGTGCTGCTGTCCTCCCTCGTCCCGGGCGCCCAGCTCGCGGACGCCACCGCCCACGTGACCACGCGCGCGGGCCGGGTCGGCGCGTCGGTCCAGGTCGGCGAGGAGGGGGTGGGAGCCGACTGGCTGCCGGCCGCCGCCGACCCGGCGGGCTCGCTCGTCCTGCCGGGCATCCCGGCGGACGCCACCTCCGTACGGCTCGTCGCCTTCGTACCGGGTGAGGAGGACGCGGACCTCAAGGTGCGCCTGGCCGGACCGGGCGGCTCGATCAGCCCGGCGGGCAGCGAGCAGCTGCACGTCAAGGCCGGTATGACGGCGTCCGTGGACCTCAAGGACCTGACCCGCGGGGAGGCCGGCTCGCTGCTGCTGGCCCCGTCCGACGCCAAGAAGTCCGCCCCGGTCGTCGCCGCCCTGCGGGTGGTCCGCGGCAGCGGCGCCAAGCAGGAGATCGGCTTCATCCCCGCCACCAGGCCGGTCGGCGCACGGGCGACGGTGGCCGACAACCGGCCCGAGGAGAACACCACCCTGCTGGCCCTGACGGCCCCGGCCGCCGACGCGAAGGTCAAGGTGACCGCCTCGCCGGGCACCGGCGGCGGCGAGGCCGCCTCCCAGGAGGTCACGGTCAAGGCGGGCACCACGCAGATGGTGTCCCTGGCCCCGGCGGGCGGCAAGGGCTCCTACGCCCTCACCGTCGAGACCCTCTCGGGCGGCCCGGTCCACGCGGCCCGCACCCTGTCCCTCCCGCACGAGGGAATCGCGATGTTCACCGTCCAGGGACTCTCGGACGACCATTCCACGGTCTCCGTCCCGAAGGCCGCCCAGGACCTCTCGGTCCTGACCGGATGACACCCGGATGAAGCGGCGCCCCCGGTACGCGACAGCGGGACGGGCTCTGGGCCCCGGCCCGGGCCGTCTAGTTCTCGCCGTACCGGGGGTCCACCGTCTCCGGTGAGAGACCCAGCAGCTCGGCCACCTGCTCCACGACGATCTCGTGGACCAGCATCGCCTTCTCGTCCCGCGTCTTGGTACGGATCTCCACCGGTCGGCGGAAGACCACGATCCGGGCGGGCCGCCCCTCGCGCGACTCGGCCACCGCACCCAGCGGCACCGCCTCGTCGTTCCAGCCGCCGTCCGGACCGCCCGGCGGCCCCGGCACGTCACCGATCAGGAACTCGACCTCGGCCAGCTGCGGCCAGCGCCGCTCCAGCCGCTCCACGGAATCCCGTACGAGATCCCCGAACAGCTCCGACCGGCTGGCCGCCAGCGGTACCTGAGGGGGTGCCAGCGGACCGCGCATCCCGCGCCCGTGCCGGTCCCGCCGACGTGGGCGCGGCTCGGTCCGGGACCCTGCGGGGGGCTCGGCGGGGCAGGGAGGAAGAGGGGTGTCCGTCACTCCCGCAGGGTAGCTCCGAGCACGACACGGGGGAGTGAGCGGCGGTGGAGTCGTCGCGGCCCGGTCAAGAGTGCGGTACCGTCCAACGTCGTGAGCCTTGTACGTCGCTGTTCGCGCACTGCGTGCGGCCGCCCTGCCGTCGCGACACTGACGTACGTCTACGCCGATTCGACCGCAGTTCTCGGCCCGCTCGCCACCTACGCCGAACCCCACTGCTACGACCTGTGCGCCGAGCACTCGGAGCGCCTGACCGCCCCACGGGGCTGGGACGTCGTGCGCCTGTCCGACGGCTCCGGGCCGTCCCGCCCCAGCGGCGACGACCTCGAAGCCCTCGCCAACGCCGTCCGCGAAGCCGCCCGCCCGCCCGGGCGCACGGCCGAGGCCGGCCGGGCCGGCCAGGGCGGCCCGTCCACCGGCGAGACCCGTCGTGGACACCTGCGCGTCCTGAGATCGCCCGATTCCTGACGCTCCGATGGCCTGAAGAGCCACTCCTGGTTCAGGGTAGGTTTTGCTGAACCGCACAGGACCTTCAGGAGGGCAGGCAGTGGCCGCAGATCTTTCGAACATCGTCAAGGCGTACGACGTGCGTGGTGTCGTGCCGGACGAGTGGGACGAGTCCCTGGCCGAGCTGTTCGGTGCGGCGTTCGTGGAGGTCGTTCCCGCCGCGGCGATCGTGATCGGTCATGACATGCGGCCTTCGTCGCCGGGTCTGTCGGCTGCGTTCGCGCGGGGTGCGGCGGCGCGTGGTGTGGACGTGACGCTGATCGGGCTGTGCTCGACGGATCAGCTGTACTACGCGTCGGGTTCGCTGGGTCTGCCGGGTGCGATGTTCACGGCGTCGCACAATCCGGCGCAGTACAACGGCATCAAGCTGTGTCGTGCGGGTGCTGCTCCGGTGGGTCAGGACACGGGTCTGTCGCAGATCCGTGAGCTGGTCGAGACGTGGTCGGACGAGGGTGCTCCGGCCGTTCCGGCGGGCACGGTGGCGGGTTCGGTCACGGAGCTGGACTCCCTGCCCGGCTATGCCGCGCACCTGAAGGGTCTGGTGGACGTGGCGTCGATCCGTCCGCTGAAGGTGGTGGTGGACGCGGGCAACGGCATGGGCGGTCACACGGTCCCGACGGTGTTCGAGGGTCTGCCGCTGGACGTGGTTCCGATGTATTTCGAGCTGGACGGGACGTTCCCGAACCACGAGGCGAATCCGCTGGATCCGAAGAACGTGGTGGATCTGCAGGCGCGGGTGCTGGCGGAGGGTGCGGATCTGGGTATCGCGTTCGACGGTGACGCGGACCGCTGCTTCATCGTGGACGAGCGGGGTGTGGGTGTTTCGCCGTCGGCGATCACGGCGTTGGTCGCGGCGCGTGAGCTGGGCCGTCATGGCGGGTCGGGCACGGTGATCCACAATCTGATCACGTCGTGGTCGGTGCCGGAGGTCGTGCGTGAGAACGGCGGGACGCCGGTGCGTACCCGGGTGGGTCATTCCTTCATCAAGGAGGAGATGGCGAAGACGGGTGCGATCTTCGGTGGTGAGCACTCGGCGCACTATTACTTCAAGGATTTCTGGAACGCGGACACGGGCATGCTGGCGGCGCTGCACGTGCTGGCGGCGCTGGGTGGTCAGGAGGGTCCGTTGTCGGCGCTGGTGGCCTCCTATGACCGGTATGCGGGTTCGGGGGAGATCAACTCGACGGTCGCGGACCAGGCCGGGCGTCTGGCGGCGGTGAGCGAGACCTACGGCGGCGCGGAGGGTGTCACGCTGGACGAGCTCGACGGCCTGACCGTGACCGCTGAGGACTGGTGGTTCAACGTCCGTGCCTCGAACACCGAGCCGTTGCTGCGTTTGAACGTGGAGGCTCGTGACGAGGCCACCCTGGCCAAGGTCCGCGACGAGGTCCTGGCCCTCATCCGCGCCTGACGCGCTCCCGCGCCGGGTCCCGGGGCGCAGCCCCGGGACCCGCCCGAACCCCGCCCCACGACACCGCGCCGCCACGGACTCGGCGGTACGCTGACCTCGCCCCACCCACATGCCCGAAGGGAATCGCCCCATGCCGCTCGAAGCCGGCCTCCTGCAGATCCTCGCCTGCCCCGCCTGCCACTCGCCCCTTGAGGACAAGTCGGCCGACGAGACGGCGCCCGAGCTGATCTGCACCGGTCAGGACTGCGGCCTCGCGTACCCGGTCCGGGACGGGATCCCCGTGCTCCTCGTGGACGAGGCCCGCCGCCCCGCCTGACCCCTGCCGCGCCCGAGAAGCACGGGCAGACGCAGACGCTGAGACCGATTCCGCCACCCTGGATCCGTCAACACCGCCGGAGGCCGCCATGCTCGACGAGTCGCTCCTCGACGCACCGGACGATCTCGCCCGCGTCGACCGCAGGGGCCTGCTCCGCGGTGCGGCCGAGGCGGGCGCCAGAGTCCGTACCGCCGCCCGGCACGCGACCGAGGCCGGCCTCGCCGAGCTGCGCCCCGACGGCCGCCCGCGCTCCGTCCTGATCGCCGGGCCCGGCACGGCCGCCACCGGCGTGGCCGACCTGCTCGGCGCCCTCGCCGGGGCCTCCGCGCCCGTCATCCGGCTGGAGCCCACCGGCGTCGCCCACGCCGCCGGCGCACTGCGCTGGGCCCTGCCCGGCTGGGCCGGACCCGTCGACCTGCTGCTCCTCACCACCACCGACGGCACCGAGCCCGGGCTCGCGGTCCTCGCCGAGCAGGCGTACCGGCGCGGCTGCACCGTCGTCGCCGTCGCCCCCGAGCGCTCACCGCTGAGCGAGGCGGTGGACGGCGCGCACGGGCTCCTCGTACCGATGGCCAAGGCCCCGTACCAGGAGTACGACGAGTCCGCCGCGGCCGGACCCGGCGCCCTCTGGGCCCTGCTGACGCCGCTGCTGCTGCTCCTCGACAAGGTCGGCCTGATCACCGCCGCCCCGGACACCCTGCAACTCGTCGCCGACCGGCTCGACCGGACGGCCGAACGCTGCGGGCCCGCCATCGCCACCTACTCCAACCCGGCCAAGACCCTCGCCGCCGAGCTGGCCGACACGCTCCCCCTGATCTGGAGCGAGGGCACCGGCGCCGCCCCCGCGGGCCGCCGCTTCGCCGCGACCCTCGCCGAGCTCGCCGGCCGCCCCGCCCTGGCCGCCGTGCTTCCCGAGGCGCTGCCCGCCCACGGCGTCCTGCTCGCGGGATCCTTCGCCGCGGGTGCCGACCCCGACGACTTCTTCCGTGACCGGGTCGAAGAGCCCCAGGCCCTTCGCGCCCGCATCGTCCTGCTGCGTGACCGGCCGGCCGGTGGCCTCACCGCCGCCCCCGCCGCACGCGAGCTCGCGCACAGCCACGACACGGCGATCAGCGAGCTCGAACCGGAGGAGGGCGTCGAACTGGAGCAGCTCGCCGAACTCCTCGCCGTCACGGATTTCGCCACCGCCTACCTGGCGTTGGCTTCCGGGGGACACAGCTGAGGCACGGAAGTACCCAGCTCTATCCAGGAAGACGACGATGGACCGCCTGACGAACACGATCCGCCCCTACGCCTGGGGATCCACCACGGCCCTCCCCACGCTCCTCGGTGTCGAACCCACCGGTGAGCCCCAGGCCGAGATGTGGATGGGAGCCCACCCGGCCGCCCCCTCCCGCATCGACCGGGGAGCGGGCGAGCGGGCGCTCTCGGACGTCATCGCCGCCGATCCCGAAGGCGAGCTGGGCGCTGCCACCGTCGCCAAGTTCGGCCCCCGGCTGCCCTTCCTGTTCAAGATCCTCGCCGCCGGCGCCCCGCTCTCCCTCCAGGTCCACCCCGACCTGGACCAGGCCCGGGCGGGTTTCGCGGACGAGGAGCGCCGTGGGGTCCCGATCGACGCGGACCACCGCAACTACAAGGACCCCAACCACAAGCCCGAAATGATCTGCGCGCTCACCGCGTTCGACGGGCTGTGCGGCTTCCGGCCGCCGCTGGAGGCCGCCGACCTCCTCGCGGGCCTGGACGTGGACAGCCTCAAGCCGTACGTCGACCTGCTGCGCGCGCACCCCGAAGAGGCCGCCCTGCGCGAGATGCTGACGGCCGTACTGACCGCGGACCGCGCCGAGATGGCCCACACCGTGCACGACGTCGCCACCGCCGTCACGCGCCTCGGCGGCCGGTACGCCCCGTACGCCACGCTGGTCCACCACTTCCCGGGCGACCCGGGCGTCATCGCCGCGATGCTGCTGAACCACGTACGACTCCAGCCCGGCGAGGCGATGTTCCTCGGCGCCGGCGTCCCGCACGCCTACATCGACGGCCTCGGCGTCGAGTTGCTGGCCAACTCGGACAACGTGCTGCGCGCCGGGCTCACCCCCAAGCACGTGGACGTGCCCGAGCTGCTGAAGGTCGCGAAGTTCGAGCCGGGCGACCCCAGCCTGCTGCGGCCCGAGGGCGACGGCGAGGAGGTCTACGAGACCCCCATCGACGAGTTCCGGCTCTCCCGCTTCCTCCTCGCGCCCGGCGGCGCCTCCCGCCTGCTCCCGCACGACACCCCGCAGATCCTGCTCTGCACGGCGGGCTCTCCGCAGGCCGGCGAACTGGCCCTGAACCCGGGGGATTCGGTCTTCGTACCGGCGGGCGAAAAGGTCGAACTGTCCGGAAGCGGTACGGTCTTCCGCGCCACCGTGGTGGTCTGACGTAGCGTCCCTCCCACCGGCTGCAACAATGTGCGGCCGGTAGTCAGTGGCTAGGAAGGACACCCTGCACCCATGAGCGCGTCGGGCGGTACCAAGGCGATCGTGGCGGCACTCGCCGCCAACCTCGCCATCGCTGTAGCCAAATTCGTGGCATACCTCTTCAGCGGCTCCTCGTCGATGCTCGCGGAAAGCGTCCACTCGCTGGCCGACTCCGGGAACCAGGGGCTGCTGCTGCTCGGCGGCAAGAAGGCGCAGCGCGAGGCCACACCGCAACACCCCTTCGGGTACGGGCGCGAGCGCTACATCTACGCCTTCCTGGTCTCCATCGTGCTCTTCACCGTCGGTGGCATGTTCGCCATCTACGAGGGCTACGAGAAGATCCACGAGCCGCACCCCATCGAGGCCTGGTACTGGCCCGTGGGCGTCCTGGTCTTCGCGATCGTCGCCGAGAGCTTCTCCTTCCGGACCGCCATCAAGGAATCGAACGAGATCCGCGGCAAGCTCACGTGGACCCAGTTCATCCGGCGGGCCAAGGCCCCCGAGCTGCCCGTCGTCCTCCTGGAGGACTTCGGCGCCCTCGTCGGCCTGGTCCTGGCCCTCGGCGGTGTCGGCCTCGCCCTGCTGACGGGCGACGGGATCTGGGACGGCATCGGCACCCTGTGCATCGGTGTGCTGCTCATCCTCATCGCGATCGTCCTGGCCGCGGAGACCAAGTCGCTCCTGCTCGGTGAGGCCGCGGGCGTCGAGGACGTCGAGAAGATCAAGGCCGCGGTCGTCGACGGGGACGTCGTCACCCGCGTGATCCACATGCGCACCCTGCACCTGGGCCCGGAGGAGCTGCTGGTCGCCGCCAAGATCGCGGTCGAGGGCAACGACACCGCGACCCAGGTGGCCGACGCGATCAACGCCGCCGAAGCCCGCATCCGCGAGGCCGTCCCGATCGCCCGGGTCATCTACCTGGAGCCGGACATCTACCGCCCCGAAGCCGCCCAGTAGGCACGCGGCCGTGAACGCCCGAAGGCCCCCGCGAGCAGCTGCCCGCGGGGGCCTTCGGGCGTTCACGGGGCCCTCAGCCCCCCGGCGGCGGCACCAGCCCCGCGTACGCCGGGTGCACCGCGGCCGCCGCCGCCCGGCGGCGCAGCCGCAGCGCGACGGCGCCGAACAGCGCACCGGCGCACAGCACCGCGAGGCCGGCGAGTGCCGCGGACCGCAGGCCGACGAGCAGCGGATCGCCCTGGTCGACCAGCGCGCCGTTCACGTCCGACAGGGGCACGGTTCCGCTCTCCGAATCCTGGAACCGGAAGCGGGAGTCGGCGGAGTTGCCGCGGTTGTCGCCCAGCACGAACAGCCGGCCCTTGGGCACCGTCACACTGAACGGGCCGGGCGACCCCGCCACCGGATCGCCGTTCAGTACGTACGGCTCGTCCAGCGGCTTCCCGTTCAAGGTCAGCGTCCGGTCCCCGGGGGTGTAGGCGATGTGGTCGCCGCCCACCGCGACCACCCGTTCCACGGACTGGTGCTGCTCACCCCAGGCCGAGGCGTCGAAGAGCACCACGTCGCCGCGGTTCACCTTGACGGTCAGCAGGTTGAAGACCACCGACGAGCCCGTGGTGAGGGTCGGCCTCATGTGGTCCGACGGTATGACCTTCGTCGGCATGAAGAAGTACCCGCCCAGACCCCCGACGCAGCCCAGAAGCGCCCCCAGCACCAGCATCGCCACCGACGCCACCCCGAGTCGCCGTCCCGGTACCCGGTCCTGCTTTCCCATTCCCCGCCCCTGCTTCCGTTCGATCCGACGTGCGGCCGAACTGTACGGGCCGATCACGCCGGCCCCGCCGACGGGGTGTCACACCACGCGAGGAGCCCCGGGGCGCCCCAGGGAAAGACGCGGCCAGTTCTCCGGCTGACTGGGGCAGACTCCGCCGGTCGGTGTAGATTCGTGCCCAGTGTCAGGCGTCGCTGCTGATGGCGGGTCGGGCGGTCCCTGCGACCGGCCGAGGGGAGAGAGGACCCCCGACGGACTGTGCTCGGTGCCCCGTCCCCAGGACGGCGCACGGCCCAGCCGTACCCACCCTCTCGAACCATGAGGAGCAGCACCCATGGACTTCAAGGTCGCAGACCTCTCCCTTGCCGCGTTCGGCCGCAAGGAGATCACCCTGGCCGAGCACGAGATGCCGGGTCTGATGTCGATCCGCGCCGAGTACGCGGAGGCGCAGCCCCTCGCCGGCGCCCGCATCACCGGTTCGCTGCACATGACCGTGCAGACCGCCGTACTCATCGAGACCCTCGTCGCCCTCGGCGCCGACGTCCGCTGGGCCTCCTGCAACATCTTCTCCACCCAGGACCACGCGGCCGCCGCCATCGCGGTGGGCCCGAACGGCACCCCGGAGAACCCGCAGGGCGTTCCCGTCTTCGCCTGGAAGGGCGAGACGCTGGAGGAGTACTGGTGGTGCACGGAGCAGGCGCTGACCTGGCCGAACACCCCCACCGGCGGCCCGAACATGATCCTCGACGACGGCGGTGACGCCACCCTCCTCGTCCACAAGGGCGTCGAGTTCGAGAAGGCCGGCTCGGCCCCGGACCCGTCGACGGCCGACTCCGAGGAGTACGCCCACATCCTCACCCTGCTCAACCGCACCCTCGGCGAGTCCCCCCAGAAGTGGACCCAGCTCGCCTCCGAGATCCGCGGCGTGACGGAGGAGACCACCACCGGTGTCCACCGCCTCTACGAGATGATGTCCGAGGGCACCCTGCTGTTCCCGGCGATCAACGTGAACGACGCCGTCACCAAGTCGAAGTTCGACAACAAGTACGGCTGCCGCCACTCCCTGATCGACGGCATCAACCGCGCCACCGACGTCCTCATCGGCGGCAAGGTCGCGGTCGTCTTCGGCTACGGCGACGTCGGCAAGGGCTGCGCCGAGTCGCTGCGCGGCCAGGGCGCCCGCGTCATCGTCACCGAGATCGACCCGATCTGCGCCCTGCAGGCGGCGATGGACGGATACCAGGTCGCCACCCTCGACGACGTCGTCGAGACGGCCGACATCTTCATCACGACCACGGGCAACAAGGACATCATCATGGCCGCCGACATGGCCAAGATGAAGCACCAGGCCATCGTGGGCAACATCGGCCACTTCGACAACGAGATCGACATGGCCGGCCTGGCCAAGGTCGAGGGCATCGTCAAGGACGAGGTCAAGCCCCAGGTCCACACCTGGAAGTTCCCCGACGGCAAGGTCCTGATCGTCCTCTCCGAGGGCCGCCTGCTGAACCTCGGCAACGCGACGGGCCACCCCTCCTTCGTGATGTCGAACTCGTTCGCGGACCAGACCCTGGCCCAGATCGAGCTCTTCACCAAGCCGCAGGAGTACCCGACCGAGGTCTACGTGCTCCCGAAGCACCTCGACGAGAAGGTCGCCCGCCTCCACCTCGACGCCCTCGGCGTCAAGCTCACCACGCTCCGCCCGGAGCAGGCCGCCTACATCGGCGTCCAGGTGGAAGGCCCGTACAAGCCGGACCACTACCGCTACTGATCACTCCCTGATCACCACCTGATCAGCGGAAATCAGCAGAACGTGCAGCAGGCCCCCGGCACCCGTGCCGGGGGCCTGCCCCGTGTCCCCCTCGATCCGAAGAAGAGTGCGCACCATGCCCCGCGGCCGCTACTCGCTCCACGACCCGCACGACCACACCCCGCTCGGCGAAGAGCACTTCCACTGCGCCCCCGGGCCCTCCGGCTGGCGCTACGTCTCCCAGCTCACCGGCCCGG is a window encoding:
- a CDS encoding DUF5719 family protein, with amino-acid sequence MKQRAPLTLAAVTAALAAITGVAALTAPAADGKSADGKSAAAARMPVERSLLVCPGPSSSDIAETTYTAFTPGAPAGEGKGSARLLGATKDAKPVLEAKEPGKPVGATAAGADAPALTGSAEGALAPGWTAQLTTKVSVGRARGVLGVGCTAPGTDFWFPAVSTAKGREDYVHLTNPDDAAAIVDIKIFGPDGPAKPDAGTSESIRVDPKSTKAVLLSSLVPGAQLADATAHVTTRAGRVGASVQVGEEGVGADWLPAAADPAGSLVLPGIPADATSVRLVAFVPGEEDADLKVRLAGPGGSISPAGSEQLHVKAGMTASVDLKDLTRGEAGSLLLAPSDAKKSAPVVAALRVVRGSGAKQEIGFIPATRPVGARATVADNRPEENTTLLALTAPAADAKVKVTASPGTGGGEAASQEVTVKAGTTQMVSLAPAGGKGSYALTVETLSGGPVHAARTLSLPHEGIAMFTVQGLSDDHSTVSVPKAAQDLSVLTG
- a CDS encoding metallopeptidase family protein; the protein is MTDTPLPPCPAEPPAGSRTEPRPRRRDRHGRGMRGPLAPPQVPLAASRSELFGDLVRDSVERLERRWPQLAEVEFLIGDVPGPPGGPDGGWNDEAVPLGAVAESREGRPARIVVFRRPVEIRTKTRDEKAMLVHEIVVEQVAELLGLSPETVDPRYGEN
- a CDS encoding DUF3499 domain-containing protein, which gives rise to MSLVRRCSRTACGRPAVATLTYVYADSTAVLGPLATYAEPHCYDLCAEHSERLTAPRGWDVVRLSDGSGPSRPSGDDLEALANAVREAARPPGRTAEAGRAGQGGPSTGETRRGHLRVLRSPDS
- a CDS encoding phosphomannomutase/phosphoglucomutase, with the translated sequence MAADLSNIVKAYDVRGVVPDEWDESLAELFGAAFVEVVPAAAIVIGHDMRPSSPGLSAAFARGAAARGVDVTLIGLCSTDQLYYASGSLGLPGAMFTASHNPAQYNGIKLCRAGAAPVGQDTGLSQIRELVETWSDEGAPAVPAGTVAGSVTELDSLPGYAAHLKGLVDVASIRPLKVVVDAGNGMGGHTVPTVFEGLPLDVVPMYFELDGTFPNHEANPLDPKNVVDLQARVLAEGADLGIAFDGDADRCFIVDERGVGVSPSAITALVAARELGRHGGSGTVIHNLITSWSVPEVVRENGGTPVRTRVGHSFIKEEMAKTGAIFGGEHSAHYYFKDFWNADTGMLAALHVLAALGGQEGPLSALVASYDRYAGSGEINSTVADQAGRLAAVSETYGGAEGVTLDELDGLTVTAEDWWFNVRASNTEPLLRLNVEARDEATLAKVRDEVLALIRA
- a CDS encoding Trm112 family protein, giving the protein MPLEAGLLQILACPACHSPLEDKSADETAPELICTGQDCGLAYPVRDGIPVLLVDEARRPA
- a CDS encoding SIS domain-containing protein — encoded protein: MLDESLLDAPDDLARVDRRGLLRGAAEAGARVRTAARHATEAGLAELRPDGRPRSVLIAGPGTAATGVADLLGALAGASAPVIRLEPTGVAHAAGALRWALPGWAGPVDLLLLTTTDGTEPGLAVLAEQAYRRGCTVVAVAPERSPLSEAVDGAHGLLVPMAKAPYQEYDESAAAGPGALWALLTPLLLLLDKVGLITAAPDTLQLVADRLDRTAERCGPAIATYSNPAKTLAAELADTLPLIWSEGTGAAPAGRRFAATLAELAGRPALAAVLPEALPAHGVLLAGSFAAGADPDDFFRDRVEEPQALRARIVLLRDRPAGGLTAAPAARELAHSHDTAISELEPEEGVELEQLAELLAVTDFATAYLALASGGHS
- the manA gene encoding mannose-6-phosphate isomerase, class I, translated to MDRLTNTIRPYAWGSTTALPTLLGVEPTGEPQAEMWMGAHPAAPSRIDRGAGERALSDVIAADPEGELGAATVAKFGPRLPFLFKILAAGAPLSLQVHPDLDQARAGFADEERRGVPIDADHRNYKDPNHKPEMICALTAFDGLCGFRPPLEAADLLAGLDVDSLKPYVDLLRAHPEEAALREMLTAVLTADRAEMAHTVHDVATAVTRLGGRYAPYATLVHHFPGDPGVIAAMLLNHVRLQPGEAMFLGAGVPHAYIDGLGVELLANSDNVLRAGLTPKHVDVPELLKVAKFEPGDPSLLRPEGDGEEVYETPIDEFRLSRFLLAPGGASRLLPHDTPQILLCTAGSPQAGELALNPGDSVFVPAGEKVELSGSGTVFRATVVV
- a CDS encoding cation diffusion facilitator family transporter, with translation MSASGGTKAIVAALAANLAIAVAKFVAYLFSGSSSMLAESVHSLADSGNQGLLLLGGKKAQREATPQHPFGYGRERYIYAFLVSIVLFTVGGMFAIYEGYEKIHEPHPIEAWYWPVGVLVFAIVAESFSFRTAIKESNEIRGKLTWTQFIRRAKAPELPVVLLEDFGALVGLVLALGGVGLALLTGDGIWDGIGTLCIGVLLILIAIVLAAETKSLLLGEAAGVEDVEKIKAAVVDGDVVTRVIHMRTLHLGPEELLVAAKIAVEGNDTATQVADAINAAEARIREAVPIARVIYLEPDIYRPEAAQ
- the lepB gene encoding signal peptidase I, translating into MGKQDRVPGRRLGVASVAMLVLGALLGCVGGLGGYFFMPTKVIPSDHMRPTLTTGSSVVFNLLTVKVNRGDVVLFDASAWGEQHQSVERVVAVGGDHIAYTPGDRTLTLNGKPLDEPYVLNGDPVAGSPGPFSVTVPKGRLFVLGDNRGNSADSRFRFQDSESGTVPLSDVNGALVDQGDPLLVGLRSAALAGLAVLCAGALFGAVALRLRRRAAAAAVHPAYAGLVPPPGG
- the ahcY gene encoding adenosylhomocysteinase, which produces MDFKVADLSLAAFGRKEITLAEHEMPGLMSIRAEYAEAQPLAGARITGSLHMTVQTAVLIETLVALGADVRWASCNIFSTQDHAAAAIAVGPNGTPENPQGVPVFAWKGETLEEYWWCTEQALTWPNTPTGGPNMILDDGGDATLLVHKGVEFEKAGSAPDPSTADSEEYAHILTLLNRTLGESPQKWTQLASEIRGVTEETTTGVHRLYEMMSEGTLLFPAINVNDAVTKSKFDNKYGCRHSLIDGINRATDVLIGGKVAVVFGYGDVGKGCAESLRGQGARVIVTEIDPICALQAAMDGYQVATLDDVVETADIFITTTGNKDIIMAADMAKMKHQAIVGNIGHFDNEIDMAGLAKVEGIVKDEVKPQVHTWKFPDGKVLIVLSEGRLLNLGNATGHPSFVMSNSFADQTLAQIELFTKPQEYPTEVYVLPKHLDEKVARLHLDALGVKLTTLRPEQAAYIGVQVEGPYKPDHYRY